One genomic window of Cricetulus griseus strain 17A/GY chromosome 3, alternate assembly CriGri-PICRH-1.0, whole genome shotgun sequence includes the following:
- the Elovl2 gene encoding elongation of very long chain fatty acids protein 2, which translates to MFGPRDPRVRGWFLLDSYLPTFILTVIYLLSIWLGNKYMKNRPALSLRGILTFYNLGITLLSAYMLVELILSSWEGGYNLQCQNLDSAGEGDIRVAKVLWWYYFSKLVEFLDTIFFVLRKKTSQITFLHVYHHASMFNIWWCVLNWIPCGQSFFGPTLNSFIHILMYSYYGLSVFPSMHKYLWWKKYLTQAQLVQFVLTITHTLSAVVKPCGFPFGCLIFQSSYMMTLVILFLNFYVQTYRRKPAKKEMQEQPAGKEVKNGLPKAPFIAANGVTNKKVQ; encoded by the exons ATGTTTGGACCACGAG ATCCTCGAGTTCGAGGGTGGTTCCTGTTGGATTCTTACCTTCCGACCTTCATTCTTACCGTCATATATCTGCTCTCGATATGGCTGGGTAACAAATACATGAAGAACAGGCCTGCTCTTTCTCTCAGGGGAATCCTCACCTTCTATAACCTCGGGATCACACTTCTTTCTGCATATATGCTGGTGGAG CTCATCCTCTCCAGCTGGGAAGGAGGCTACAACTTGCAGTGTCAGAACCTCGACAGTGCAGGAGAAGGTGACATCCGG GTAGCCAAGGTCTTGTGGTGGTACTACTTCTCCAAACTAGTGGAGTTCCTGGACacgattttctttgttcttcgaAAAAAGACCAGTCAGATCACCTTTcttcatgtctatcaccatgcctCAATGTTTAACATCTGGTGGTGTGTTCTGAACTGGATACCTTGTGGTCAAA GCTTCTTTGGACCAACCCTGAACAGTTTTATCCACATTCTCATGTACTCCTACTATGGGCTCTCTGTGTTCCCGTCCATGCACAAGTACCTTTGGTGGAAGAAATACCTCACACAGGCTCAGCTG gtgcagTTCGTACTCACCATCACGCACACACTCAGTGCCGTGGTCAAGCCCTGCGGCTTCCCCTTTGGCTGTCTCATCTTCCAGTCTTCGTATATGATGACATTGGTTATCCTGTTCTTAAACTTCTATGTTCAG ACATACAGAAGAAAGCCAGCGAAGAAAGAGATGCAAGAGCAGCCTGCAGGGAAAGAGGTGAAGAATGGTTTGCCCAAAGCCCCCTTCATTGCAGCTAACGGTGTGACAAACAAGAAGGTGCAATAA